The DNA segment GTGGTGGTCCCCCTCTCCACCCTCACAGAGGAAGCGGCGCAGCGGTGGTGTATCGATGTGAAACAGGGTGAAGTCTATCGACAAAAGTTGTTGGCTGATGCAGCTTTCATCAACAAGGTGGCGTCTATCCATAAAGCAAGGGAGTTCGAGCCGATCAGTGATCCCGATCAGGCACTCTATAGTGGCGGATTCTTTTCCCGCGATGATCGTCAGCGAATGGATGCACTAATAGCCACCGAGCCGGCATCCCTGGTCCAATTCCCCCTGGTCTTTGATGATGCCCGTCTACCGGAAATGGTGTTCAGGTATCGTGCAAGAAACTGGCCGGACCTGCTTACAGAGGAGGAAAGACAGCGCTGGCAGGAGTTTCGTGAAGCCAGGTTAATGGAGGCCGATGGCGGTGGCACTATTACCCTGGATGAATATCTGGCGAAGCTCGACGACTTGGAAGCGGATCCGCTGCTCTCCCCGGAAAAACGGGCGTTGATCGGTCCGTTGCTGGCCTGGGCCGAACAGATTGCTCCCGGCTAGTGGGCTGGCTGAGAATTACAGAACTTCCCGCTTGGCCCACTAGGACTCGGTTTGAAAAAATCGCCCAAACCTAGGGTGCGGCTTGCCGCACCTCATCCAACTACTCCTCGGTCCACTTCTGCAAGGCTTCGATAATCCCCTTCGCCTGGTCCTTGCTGGAGATGTTGAATTTACTCTTTTGCATGTATTCACCGCTACGTTTCTGGTAGCGGCGAATGGTGAATTTGTCAGCACCGTACAGTTGCTTGGCCCTGTCCCAATCCTGATAGCGAAATATGATGGTTGTCCATGCTCCTTTGGAGAGTACGACCTTATCCAGTTCCTTGACCACGTCGATGCCATCTTCCGAGTAGGTGACGCTGAGTTCTTCAGGTGTTGATGCCATGTGAAATACTGTTCCTAATTTTAATGGGTGATAACTCGTGTTCAGCGCTCATCACTGGCACCGAACTGGCGTAAAATTCTTTCGATAGCACTATTTTCCCGTTCAAGGGCAATCGCCAATGGTGTCTGCCCCGCTCGATTACGGATATCCAGACTCGCCCCGCGATTGATGAGGTATTTGGCCACCACCCGCTGATCATTGAGAATTGCCGAATGCAGGGGAGTATTACCTTCCGCATCGGTATTATCAAGTGCCGCACCCTGGCGTATCAGGAATCCAATCACATCCCGATCGGCACTGCCCAGTCTCGCGGTCTCATGCAGGGCAGTGTCTGGGTCGAGTTTTGCCCCTTGCTTGAAAAGATATTCCGCAATGATAGTGTTGCGTGCAATCAGGGCCTTGAGCAGAGGCGAGTGGCCTTGTGGATCGACAAGTTCCAGATCAGCGCCGTTCTTGACCAGGATCTTGGTAATCACAAGGCTGCCCTTTGTCGCCGCCACATGCAGCGGCGCGAATCCATCCGGTCCTGGTTTGTTGATGTCGCCGTTCCAATGGATATTGCGTTCAAGTTGATCGATATCGCCGACTTGGACTGCGCGTGCCAGCGTGATCGTCGGTTCACTGGGCTGACTACAGCCGATGAGCGTGTAGAGACAGATGAGACTGATAAGGTTGAATCTGTTGGGCATAGTGGATGATAGTAAATGGTTCTCTACCAAAGCTGCAAGCACGGGCTGTCAATGATTGGCCTGATGGCATCCACGTGATAGGGTTGATCCGACATGATAACAAAATTAATCCTCACCCTTACGGTCATTGCCATCGCCTGGTTGGTAGTCAAAAACAGACAGCAACGGGTAGAGGCCATCTCCCATGATCGACAGCCCGGCGTCCCTGCGAGGCAGGGTGCAAATCCCTTGATGAAATGGGGGGCATACTCCCTGTTGGCGATGCTGTTGCTGGGCAGCGGGGGCTACCTGTTCGTACAGTGGCAGGACTCCGCACGTGTGGTCACTGTAATAGTGGTCGACACCCAGACAGGAAGAAGTGTGAGTTACCAGGCGCGGCGAGGTGATATCGAGGAGCGCTATTTCGTCACCCTGGATGGCAGGGAGGTGAGTGTGGCCAATAATGAACGCATCGAACTGGAATCGGCCTCCCGGCAGCGCCCTTGAGGCCCGCATTCGCTCCAGGTTTTGTCAGATCTGCCGATATATAGCCAGAAGCATAGCCAACTCCCCGCCTGAATACCTGGGGGTCAGGGTTGTAAATGAAAATTGGTAATCGGTGAGTAGCCTCTGTCACATGTCATTCTCCCATCGCGTCATCAAACATTGTTATACGATGCAGGGTTCCGCCCGCTACACGGGTTTGAAAGGGGCTGTCTATAATCTGCTGGAAAATCCACGCGCGCCGATCCGTCCCTATTTCGATATCTTCATGATCCTGCTCGTGCTGACCACGGTGTGGATGCTGATCTATGAAGTGAAAAATGACTTGGGGTTGTTTGGCGATCTGTTCGAGATGATCGCCGTTGGCATATTCATCATCGAGTATCTGTTGCGTTTCTGGATCTTCAATGACAGCCACAAGGTGATACTCGAGCGTTATGAGCGGGCCGAGTTTATCAATGAACCCTTCCGCCTCTGGCCGGCACTATGGCATGCAGTAACGGGTAAACTGCGATACGTCATCCAACCGCTGGCGATTATCGATCTGCTGGCGATTATTCCAAGCTACCGGCCGTTGCGCTTCCTGCGTATCTTTTTGCTGTTTCGTCTCTTCAAGCTGTTCCGCTACACCCGCAGTATCAGTGAATTCGTCAAGGTGCTATCCGAGAAGCGGATAGAATTGGTGACCCTGTTCATCTTCATGGCATTCATCACCTTTACCGCCGCCACAGCGATATTCTTCTTTGAGGCCGATCAGCAGGATGCCGAGATAACCGGTTTCTTTGACAGTGTATATTGGGCGCTGGTGACCATGTCTACGGTGGGATATGGCGACATAACACCCCATACCACCGAGGGTCGGGTTATCACTCTGGTACTGATCATTGCCGGCTTGGGCGTGATCTCATTTTTTACCTCGATCATCGTTTCCGCCTTCGGTGAGAAGATCGATGAAATTCGCGCCCATCGGATCTATTCCGAGGTGGAGCGCAAACGCATCGACACCCTGGTGTGCGGCTTTGGACGGGTAGGTCAGGTGGTCGCAGAGCGTATGGCTGCGGACAAACGTCCATTTATCGTGATAGATCCCCTGGAAGAGAATGTGCGCATCGCCAAGCAGCGAGGCCATCTGGCGGTGGTCGGGGATGGTGAGGATACCGAGCTGCTATCGAGTCTGGGTATCGAAAAGCGTATCCGGCGACTGCTGTGTCTCACAGGGGATGACGTGATCAACGTCTATATCACCCTTTCCGCAAAACAGTTGAATCCGCATATCGAGATTATCTCCCGCGCCAATCATCGGGAGAATGTTTCCAAGCTCGATCGTGCAGGGGCCGACTACTGCGTCGCTCCCAATGAGGTGTTCGGTCTGATGGCTGCCCAGTATGCCGGGCAACCGGTCGCTTTCGAGGCCATTTACGGACTCTTGACCGGACAATCCCAAGAGGGGATTGAGGCGGTGCGCATCAAGCATGAAAGTGTGTTGGTTGGGCGGCGTATGGATAGCATCGATTTCAAGCAGCGTAAACTGACACCCTTTGGCGTGATACGCGAAGAGAGTGCCGAAACGGCTGAAGAGCATGCCCGCTATAATCTGCAAGGGCGCTGCTTCTTCTTTAATCCGAAACACAATTTCACCCTCTACAAGGATGATCTGTTAGTCCTGCTGGGACATGAATACAGCGTGGTTCACTTCCGTGATTGTCTCGAAAGGGGAACCCTCTGATGAGCCGGCTCGATACCTTGATATTCGGTTGCAGCGCACTGGGACATGAGGTCGCGATGCAATTGGCGGAGCGTGGTATTCAGGCCTATCTCTACAGCAACGATATGGATGAGGTGGGCGCGCTGCTGGCCAAGGGAGCGCAGGCAGCCGTGGTCGATTTCAAGGATGATGACAAGCTGCGAGAAATCGGCATCGGCAGATGGGTGAAGACGATTTTCTGTCTCTTTTCCGAAGAACCGAACAATCTCTTTCTGACCCTATCCGCCAGGGCCCTGGATGCCGATCTCAAGATTGTCTGCGTGTGTGAATCAGCTGCGTCCGGGGAGCGCTTAAAGGCGGCGGGAGCGACAAAAGTAATCGATCCCTACGAGATCAGTGGTCACCGGGTGCATGAGCGTATTGCCAGACCCTATCTGGTGGAGATGCTGGAAAGCTCGCTGTTTGGCAAACATATCGATATCGCCGAGATAGAGATGCCCGAAGGCTCCAGCTTATCCGGTGTAGTGTTGAATGATCTGCAACTGGAAAAACAGTTCAATCTGATCATCACCGGTGTGGTTGACCTGGAGTTGGGGAATCAGCTGATCTTCTCCAACAGTGGCGTATCCCACCGCTTGCATGCAGGGGATATATTGGTCGTGATCGGGCCGGACCGGGAGATTTCCCGTCTCAAGCAGGCCGTTGCTGACAATTTATTGGAACCACCACCAGAATCCCGTGATCTATAGAGTCGATCAGGGCTCGCCGACAGATTCCGCCCGATCCTAAGCGGGGGCGCTTTGCAGAATAGCCGACATGGGGTCTGCTGCGGCATTGCCGGCTTGGACCTTTGCTGCCGCTTCGGGGGTTGTCGCTATCTGCTGTACAATGTTTTCGAGTAGTGAGCGGGCCTCTTCGGGTGTCTCCAGGTTGGACGCCGAGGCCTGGATGCGATTGTTCTCTAAATCGTAGAGTCGACGTGCCTGATCCACATCAACTGTCGTGCTGCTTGCTTCTGAGGCCTGAGTTTGCTGGGTCGTGGCTTGTGCCGATGCCTCTGCTGTTTTCTGGCTGGTGTGGGACCGCCCCGACTGATCTGTCGATGTATTGATGGGTTTGTCACTGTTGACGGGGCTGATCATAGTGCTAACTCCTCTAGAGACAAAAATTTGACGCATTCAGCTGCAATTCAGTGTTTAAAAGGGATAATGCTAGAAACGTGCCAATAAACTATTGCGGAGTATAGCCAAATGGATATAGCTCAGGAGATTTTCAAATGATTGTGCGAATTCAAGCCCTATTCCTGGTCATGGGGCTGATGCTCGCTGGATCTTCAGTGGCAGCGAAGGCGCCTGTGCTCGGCGAACACCTGGAATACACGCTGAAATTCAGGGGTGTGATTACCGGCTTCGTAGAGCTGGATATCGCTAAAATGACCATGGTTGTGGAGCAGACAATGGGGCGTGTTGATGATCATCCAGCCTTTGTCACAAGCCTGCAGCTTACCACTGAGCCCTATCGTAAGGCGGAGATGCTCTATCCCGTGAGGTTGCACTATCGCAGTTGGCTGGATGCGCGCAAACTGAATCCCCTGGTGGCAGTTAAATCCCTTAAAACTAGGGAGCACAAAGAGGCGCTGCTGTGGTTCGATCATAACCAAGGAGAGGCCTATCATTACCAGCCTGGCGAGCTGGACAGCGAACAGACTGGCAAGCCTCCGCAAAGTCTGCAGCAGACCACTCAGCTACCCGATGAGCAATGGGAGAAACTGTTACAGACCCATCGTATCGCCTTTGGTGACACAGAGGCATTGGACTATATCAGTTTTCTCCACCGACTCCGCAGCATGCCGCTGAAGAGCGGTGAACAGATCGATTTCTCCACCTTCAATGGGAAGGAGATCAATACCTATCGGGTCAAGGTGAATCAGGAACGGTTGGTACGCGCCGGGTGGAATCGCCCTGCGTTTAAAGTCAGATTGTGGGAGCTTGATCCCGAGAGTGGCAAAGGGACTGACAAGGCTGAGTTCTGGTTGAGTGATGACGAGGAACGCCTGTTACTGCGCTTCTACGCGGAACGCACCTTTGGCGCCATGGAGGGGATTCTTGAGACGGGTCGGCCCCTTGGCAGTGAAGACGCCGGTTTTTCAGAAGCGACTCAGTCCTCCCTTGAACGCTATCTTGGCTTTTAGTCTCTAACTCCCTTCCGATAAGGTGATTTACCCTGATTCGATTATTCGTCCGAGAGCTTGAATTTTGCCTTGCCCTGGCTCGGCTCCGGTTTGGGTTCAACCACATCCAAGTGGTCGATATTTGGGATAGGTGCAGGTTCAACAGGGGTTTGACAATCCTCCAGGCTGCCCTGGTTGGCCGGTGACATACTCAAGGCCGCGGTGTCGATCGCAGGTGCTTCAGGGGGTGCCTCTTCAATCAAAGTCACCCCAGGCTTATCCAATTCCAGCGCGGATGTATCGATCTCGAGGGGTTCCGGCTCAGCGGTTTCATCGATTGTGATGCCCGGTTTGTCCATATCCAGCGAGCTGATATCGGGGATCTCCGCAGCCTCCACTTCGGGTGTGCAATCGCTCAAATCAAAGCCTTGTGCTGATGATAACTCGTAGTCCGGTACCGCAATGGGTGTCATGTCTGAATCGGTTTCTGTGGCGGGTTCCATGGGCCCCTCCGCGAAGGTCAACTCGCTACTGCCTGAGCCGGCATCGGTGGCTACAACCCTTGGTTCTTCCTCCGGACGGGGTGGTTGAGCTGGTTTTGGTGCAGGAGGAGGGGTACCGGCAGGCACGATATCCACCAATCCACCGGCATCGCGGAAGGTGACGCGAAATTTAATCGCCCGATCCATATCGATGCCCTTTTTGATCGGGATCGGCTTGCCGCTGAAGAGTCGATCAAGCTTATCGCCCTGTAGTTTGAAAACAGCGCCGATTTTGCGCTTAACTTCTGCCGGATCATGATCCTTGATAATGGTGCCGGAAAAATAGACATCATAGGTTTCAGCGGTCATGGCTGCTTATCTCCTGGGTTCCTGTCACTCTTCCAAGAACGCTTATTAATACTGTAGACATCTTTGTCCTGAAGAAAAGGAATCATCAGCATTCCCGTGAGCCGGGTCGTAATTTGGGGGTCTCTGAAGGAGCTGAGGCCGATATCCATCCCTTGCTGCCCAAGCCGGGGTTGCTGGCAATAGGTGCCCATCATCCTGTCCCAAAGGGAGAGATTGAAACCAAAGTTGCTGTTCGTCTCGTTCGGTTCTACCGAGTGGTGTACTCGATGCATATCCGGTGTCACGATAATCCAGCGTAATACCCTGTCGAGGTGGGATGGCAGTCTGATATTGGCATGGTTGAACATTGCCATGCCGTTCAGCAATACCTCGAATATTACCACCGCCACCACGGGTGGGCCCAATGCGGCTATGGTCGCGATCTTGATCAACATTGAGAGGATGATCTCGATCGGGTGAAAACGGGCGCCGGTGGTAAGGTCATAATCCGGGTCGGCATGGTGCACCCGGTGGAGACGCCACAACATGGGAATTGCATGCACCATTACATGTTGCAGATAGATCACCATATCCATGACCAGAACCGCGATAAAGGCGCTTAACCAGAAGGGTAGTGCGATGGCGTTCAAGACCCCCCAGCCGGCATGGGTGGTGAATGCCGCCATCCCCACAGCCGCCGCCGGAAAGAGTAAACGCAACACCAGTGAGTTCAATATCACAATACCGATATTCCCCAACCAGCGTTTAGTACGGGGGTAGCGCAGTTCGCGGCAAGGCGAGGCTATCTCCCACAGGGCCATGATGGCGAATACTGCGAAAAAAGCCGTTAGTCGAATCGACAGCTCATGCTCGAGGATAAAATCAGACATATATCTTGCTTGTGGCCAGGGTGGTATTGGAATATTCCAAGTTTAACCGAAAAGATTGCAGTAATACTGGTTAGCTTAGTTGTCTAAAATTGTAGATTCTGCCCTAAATGGGTATGGCGGTGTCTATAATTATGTATATATCATGGTAAAAAATAATTCCCAGTCCCAATAATCTCCTACAACAGTAAACTATCTATGTTTGAGAAAGACCCACGAACATTCTCGCCCGAGTACAAGAATCTGTCGCCAGAGCAGAAGGCGATGGTCAAGCTTGAAATCACCTTGACCAACTTCTTCAAGTCCTTCGACAAGAGCATGTCCCGCTGGGAGCGGATGATCTATCCCATGCTGGTGGTTGTCGGGGTGCTCGGCCTCTCCGGTTTCTACCTTATCTACAATGTCACAAACGACATGCATACCCTGACACAACAAGTAGACCCGCGCATGGAGGAGCACCTGCAGTCGATGTCGCAGAACATGGGCCAGTTGGCGCAGAATATCAATACCATGACGGGTCATATCACCGTCCTGGTGGAGAAGATCGACAGTATGGAGCAACATATCGCCACAATGGACGGCAACATTGGTGCATTAGCCGTCGATGTGGGCAGCATGCAGCAGAATCTGGGGCTGATGACGGTGAATGTCGCGGATATGAATCAGGCCATGCGTACCATAACCGTAAACACAGGATTCATGAGTCGCGACATCAACCAAATGGGCCGTCCAATGGACTTCATGAACTCTTTCACCCCCTGGTAGGTGTGCATCAGTAGCCACTTCCCGCTGGTCTGGCACAGATTCAAGCGTTGCCTTTATCCTTCATTCCAACGCCCTGTTGAGCGGCGAAGTCGAGCATGCGCTGGATCGGAATCACCGCCCGCGCCCTGACCGCCTCATCGATATGGATCTCATTCTCACCTGAGTCGAGGACCTGCTCCAGGTTCTGCAGGGAGTTCATGCCCATCCACGGACAGTGGGCACAACTGACGCAAGTTGCCCCCTCGCCGGCGGTGGGGGCCTCGATGAGCACCTTATCCGGTGCCATCTGCTGCATTTTATAGAATATACCGCCGTCGGTGGCGACGATAAACTCCCTGTTCTCCATCTCCGAAACGGCCTTGATCAAGGCGGTGGTGGAACCGATGACATCGGCCTGCTGAATGACGTTTTCGGGTGATTCCGGATGCACCAATACCGCTGCATCCGGGTGCAGGCGGCGGATTCGCTCCAAGGCCACCGCCTTGAACTCTTCATGCACCACGCATGAACCTGGCCACATCAGCATCTCCACTCCCGTCAGCCGCTGCACGTAGCTGCCCAGATGGCGGTCCGGTCCCCAGAGTATCTTCTTGCCCTGTTCGGCCAGGTGTTGAACGATGGGTAAGGCGATGCCAGAGGTGACCACCCAGTCAGAACGGGCCTTCACTTCAGCACTGGTATTGGCATAGACCACCACGGTATGGTCGGGATGGGCATCGCAGAAGGCAGTGAATTGATCGGCCGGGCAACCCTCGTCCAGGGAGCAGGTGGCCCCAAGATCCGGCATGATGACCCGCTTTTCAGGATTCAGGATTTTTGAAGTTTCGCCCATGAATCTCACGCCGCAGACAACCAGGGTTTGTGCGGATTGAGCGGCACCGAAACGCGCCATCTCCAGAGAATCAGCCACGCAACCGCCACTCTCTTCCGCCAGGGCCTGCAATTCCGCATCGGTGTAATAGTGGGCCACGAGCACCGCATTTTGCTGTTCCAGCTTGCGCCTGATCCTGGCCTTGATGGCCTGCTTTTCCTGATCGCTGAGTGAGGGCCATTGGGGGTGCTCAGGAACGACGATCTTGGGAAGCTTGAGTGATTCGGGTTTCATGGGATTCTGATTTCTCTATTTTATGATTTCGACCTGGGACGGATTGACGACCTGGTAGGTTTTAGCCGGCCGATGATTTCCCAGGCGGGAGTACTCGCCTGTCTCCTTTATGATATTACGGGCAAGTATCCCCTTGCGGAAGTTGCGTTTGTCCAGGTTTTCATCGAGGAGTATCTCATACACGGATTGCAACTGACTGAGGGTGAAATACTCCGGCAGCATTTGAAAAGCGATTGTGGAGTAGCCCAACTTTGACAATAAGCGGGTACGTGCCAATTGGATAATCTTTGCATGATCAAATGCGAGCTGTGGCAACTCGTTCATTGAGAACCAGTCTGCAAGCGCCGCATCGCTGGCGGCCTTAGGGGAGAGGTTGTCGGATTGGCTCAGGGCAAAATAGGTGACGCTGATTACCCGTTCCCGAGGGTCCCGTTGCGGATCACCGAAGGTGTAGAGTTGTTCCAGATAGACGCCCTCGATCCCTGTCTCTTCGTATAGTTCCCGTTTTGCACAGGTCTCAAGGTCTTCATCAATTTCCAGAAATCCACCCGGTAACGCCCACATCCCTTGACAGGGGGGGGTGCCGCGTTGGATCAGCAGTACAGATAGGGTGCGTTGGCGGATGGTGAATAGCACCACATCGGTGGTTACTGCCGGGTGTGGGTAGGCATAACAGTGTTGTCGGGTTTGTGGCATATCGCTATTGGGCATAGATCCTGGATTGGATCAGGCAGATCAGTAAATGATCAATTCAGGCTTAGTGTACCAACTACACATTAGGTTGACCAGCGCTTTCCCCCCTACTCGTATCCGGTATTTATTGGTATGTGCAAGCAGTAAGTCAGCTATGCGGTCTGGTGTGGGTCAGTCTGATATCCAACCCATCCAGATACCTGAAGTGAAGAGATCTACTAACCTATCTCAGGTTACGGGGGGACTAAAGATAGCTATGCAAATGCCGTTAACAACTGAGTGGAAAGCTCTATTTTTTATCAGCAATAGCACATGCACCAATCCAATCAGGCAAAGTACAGGGTACAGAAGCTGCAGTATTTGCCGCCGCTATCAGCGACGGCCACCCGTCTGCTCGCCATGTTGGGCGATGACAGTTTTTCATTGGAAGATCTGGCCCTTGTCATAAATCAGGATCCGGGACTCACGGCAAGGATTCTTGGACTGGCAAATTCAGCCTATTTTGCGCAGCAGAATCCTATTCTCAGCATCGAAGATGCGATTATTCGTGTCCTGGGACTGAATTTGGTGAAGAGCCTGTCGTTCAGTATTGCGGTTACTGGTGCGTTCGAGTCAAGCGGATGTCGTAGCTTCGATTTGCAAGAGTATTGGAATCATTCGCTCTCTATTGCCATGCTGTCACGGCAGATCAGCCTTGCCGTCAGCAGCGAAAGAAAACCGGACGCGGAAGCTGCTTACCTGGCAGGGCTGCTGTTCGATATTGGTGTGCTGATCTTGGTGCATGAGTTTCCCGAGGAATATGCCAGGGTGCTGTTGCAGTCGAAACAGCAACCTGACAGGAGCCGGCTGGAGCTTGAAACAGAGATCATCGGGATAGACCATCGTCAGGCAGGGATGTGGCTTGGCCATCGTTGGCATCTGCCTGAAGTAGTAGTGAATATCATTGCTCAGTCAGTAGATGGGAAGGATGATGCGGACTCTCTTTGTGAAACCCTGTTGGTGGGCGGTGTTGCGGAGTGGGTGAAAACACCACTGCCAACCGAACTGAAGCTGACACAACCACTACCTGGTATGGAACAGAATTGTGGTCTGTCTGAAGAGCAGTTGGAAACTATCAAGGCCGGTTTTATCCACAAGGAAGAGGAGATTCGTGTGCTTGCCAAGCTGTTGGCCAAATAATCGAGGTTTCTAATGGATCTCTCTTTCAATCAGACATCCATGGATTTGCGAGAGCGCTTCTTTAGCCTGCTCGATTCGCTCTCTGCCTTACGTGCACTATCACAAATAAATCTTGATGGTATTAGCGAAGAGGAGTTGATCGAGAAAGCGCTGGATGAGCTGGTACGTTATCAGAACGTTGAGAACTGTTCGGTATTCAGCATTCAAGGGGATAGGTTGATTTGTGTGGCAGGGACCAACCTGGATGAATCCCATGCCTATGTCAGCGGTTCGGAACGGAGGATGCAAATAAGGGAGACCATGCAGTTCAAATCCGGGGAGGGCATTGCGGGGATGGCCTTTAGTTCCGGTCAGCTACAGTATTGTCGAGACTGTTCCCAGAGTGACGACTTTTTAATCAACACCCTATCGGGGGGGGATCTACCCGGTTCCCTGATCAGTGCCCCGATCATGATGGGAAAGCACGTTTTGGGTGTGTTGAACGCATCTCATCCCTTGCCGGAGTATTTCGAACCCTGGCAACAGCATACCTTGAGTCTCTTCTGCAGCTGTCTTGGACAGATCATGTATAACCACAGATTGCTGAATGACCTGGAGTCCGAGGTAGAGCAACGTACCCGTGAGCTGAATGATGCCCTAAACGAAGCGGAAGCCCATCGCAAACGTTATGAGCAGCTGTTGACTATTGATGAATTGACCGGACTGCATAACCGGCGCTACTTTTTCACTGAGGCCGAGGCACTGCTATCCAGAGCTGTGCGCCACGACCAGAGCTGCAGCTTACTCCTGATCGATATGGACTATTTCAAACGCATCAACGATCAGTGGGGGCATCAGGCTGGCGATGATGTTCTGATTGCGATAGCAAAAGTGCTCAAGGAAGAGGCCCGTGGCGGTGATATTCTCGCCAGGGTGGGGGGGGAAGAGTTCGCAGTTATGCTTGCCGAAACCGGGATCGGTGGTGCGGAATTGTTGGCGCAACGTATACAGGAGCGCCTGGCCCAGCTCGATACGGGACGCGACCTGGTGGGTTTGAATTTAACTGCCTGTATCGGTATGACCGCATTGTCTCCTGAATACGATCATGATCTGTCCGTCAGCCAATTGCTGGATCAACTCTACTCAAAGGCGGATCGCGCCATGTACGACTGTAAACGCGAAGGTCATAACAGTCGCAAGCGTTTTCTCTAGCCCCCCAAGACACGAATTGGACCTGTCTCCCAGGCACCCCGTCAAACACTCTCCTCGCTAACCACTGGCGTCTCGCTCGGCGTGGCAGGCTCAGCCGCAAGTAAGGTTTCACTGCCTGACGGGTTGGTGAACTGGTCATTGAGAGTCTGAATATAGGTATCCGTTGACTGCAGGACTTCGCGTAACTCCCGCTTTGATTTGCGGCCCCATCCGGCCGGGTTCTTTCTAAAGATCGAGCGCCAGGGCTTGGTGCTGCGGAGAAAGGCGCCGACTGGATTGCCCTTGATCCCGGCACTGGTCACCTGCCTGCGCAGGCCTTTCAACAGACTGCGGGCTGCAATGGTCCTGACTGCAAAATGGATGACTATCAGGGCAACCGCCAGCAGGCCTGCGATCACCCAAGGTAAAGGGCTGTCGGCACCTGTTTCAAGCCAAGGGGGTGCGAAGGTGAAGCCCTGCCAATATCCCGCATTTATTGAGAATATCAACAGTGCCAGCAGCAGACCGCCCATCAACACAGCATCTCCCACCAGTACCCGTTGTTTCCAGCGACCGAGCGCCGAGCTGACCAAGGGTATGCTGCGCTCCTCAATATCCCGTGCTGTCTTCTCCAGGGCGCCGACAATGCGGTAGGCGCGCTCTATCTCAACCTCTTCCATGCGACTGTGTATCTCTTTCAAGTCGATGTCCCGCTTTGTCTCGTAGCGATTACGC comes from the Candidatus Thiodiazotropha sp. CDECU1 genome and includes:
- a CDS encoding HDOD domain-containing protein yields the protein MHQSNQAKYRVQKLQYLPPLSATATRLLAMLGDDSFSLEDLALVINQDPGLTARILGLANSAYFAQQNPILSIEDAIIRVLGLNLVKSLSFSIAVTGAFESSGCRSFDLQEYWNHSLSIAMLSRQISLAVSSERKPDAEAAYLAGLLFDIGVLILVHEFPEEYARVLLQSKQQPDRSRLELETEIIGIDHRQAGMWLGHRWHLPEVVVNIIAQSVDGKDDADSLCETLLVGGVAEWVKTPLPTELKLTQPLPGMEQNCGLSEEQLETIKAGFIHKEEEIRVLAKLLAK
- a CDS encoding diguanylate cyclase yields the protein MDLSFNQTSMDLRERFFSLLDSLSALRALSQINLDGISEEELIEKALDELVRYQNVENCSVFSIQGDRLICVAGTNLDESHAYVSGSERRMQIRETMQFKSGEGIAGMAFSSGQLQYCRDCSQSDDFLINTLSGGDLPGSLISAPIMMGKHVLGVLNASHPLPEYFEPWQQHTLSLFCSCLGQIMYNHRLLNDLESEVEQRTRELNDALNEAEAHRKRYEQLLTIDELTGLHNRRYFFTEAEALLSRAVRHDQSCSLLLIDMDYFKRINDQWGHQAGDDVLIAIAKVLKEEARGGDILARVGGEEFAVMLAETGIGGAELLAQRIQERLAQLDTGRDLVGLNLTACIGMTALSPEYDHDLSVSQLLDQLYSKADRAMYDCKREGHNSRKRFL